In Desulfovibrio gilichinskyi, a genomic segment contains:
- a CDS encoding Na(+)-translocating NADH-quinone reductase subunit C, translating to MSNDSTKKVFVVAFSLCLVCSLLVSAAAVGLKSIQEENKSLARKENILKAAGIYNKDVPVAELYKQIESKVVDLSTGKYVDINADTFDQRKAAKDPASSIIIPSGGDQAGIGHRSKYANVYLLKDGKTLKRVILPIHGKGLWSTMYGFIALAPDLTTVKSFGFYEHGETPGLGGEVDNPNWKAKWIDKKVYNDKGEPVLDVIKGTVNPADPMAAHEVDGLAGATLTSRGVTNLVHYWLGEGGFELYLKQLAIEEGDQNG from the coding sequence GTGTCTAACGATTCAACGAAAAAAGTATTTGTTGTGGCGTTTTCTCTGTGCCTCGTCTGCTCGCTTCTGGTATCAGCGGCAGCAGTAGGTTTGAAATCCATTCAGGAAGAAAACAAATCTCTGGCGCGCAAAGAAAACATTCTGAAAGCTGCCGGCATCTACAATAAAGATGTTCCGGTTGCCGAACTATATAAACAGATCGAATCCAAAGTTGTTGACTTATCTACCGGTAAATATGTGGACATAAATGCGGACACCTTTGATCAGCGTAAAGCCGCCAAAGACCCGGCATCAAGTATCATCATTCCATCCGGCGGAGATCAGGCAGGCATCGGACACCGTTCCAAATATGCCAATGTCTATCTGCTTAAAGACGGTAAAACCCTTAAACGTGTGATCCTGCCTATCCACGGCAAAGGGTTATGGTCGACCATGTATGGCTTCATAGCTCTTGCTCCTGACTTAACCACCGTAAAAAGCTTCGGTTTTTATGAACACGGTGAAACTCCTGGACTCGGCGGAGAAGTTGACAATCCTAACTGGAAAGCGAAGTGGATAGACAAAAAGGTTTATAACGACAAGGGCGAACCTGTTCTTGACGTTATTAAAGGGACGGTCAACCCCGCTGACCCAATGGCCGCACACGAAGTAGATGGACTGGCAGGAGCCACGCTGACATCACGTGGTGTTACCAATCTGGTGCATTACTGGCTGGGCGAAGGTGGATTTGAACTCTACCTGAAGCAACTGGCTATAGAGGAAGGTGATCAAAATGGCTAA
- a CDS encoding NADH:ubiquinone reductase (Na(+)-transporting) subunit D, translated as MAKFREVLLKPLLEDNPIAVQILGICSALAVTTKLETAFVMSLAVTFVTAASNMSISSIRKHIPSSIRIIVMMTIIATLVIIVDQFLKAFAYGISKQLSVFVGLIITNCIVMGRAEAYAMKNPPSLSFADGLGNGLGYGLVLLIVAFLRELLGSGKLFGLSVFKLTSEGGWYEPNGLMLLPPSAFFIIGLLIWSVNAYEKRKNAKP; from the coding sequence ATGGCTAAATTCAGAGAAGTTTTGCTCAAACCGCTTCTGGAGGACAACCCCATCGCCGTTCAGATCCTCGGGATTTGTTCAGCGCTGGCCGTTACCACCAAACTTGAGACGGCGTTCGTTATGAGTCTTGCTGTAACTTTTGTTACGGCAGCCTCAAACATGTCGATCAGTTCTATCCGTAAACACATTCCTTCAAGCATCCGCATTATCGTCATGATGACCATCATTGCTACACTGGTCATCATAGTTGATCAGTTTCTTAAAGCGTTTGCCTACGGAATCAGCAAACAGCTGTCCGTGTTCGTCGGACTTATCATAACTAACTGCATCGTCATGGGACGAGCTGAAGCATATGCCATGAAGAATCCGCCAAGTCTGAGCTTTGCCGACGGTCTCGGTAACGGTTTAGGATATGGTCTAGTTCTTCTTATCGTGGCTTTTCTTCGCGAGTTATTAGGCTCAGGCAAACTATTCGGGCTTAGCGTGTTCAAACTAACGTCTGAAGGCGGCTGGTACGAACCGAACGGACTCATGCTTCTACCCCCGAGTGCGTTCTTCATTATCGGATTGCTCATCTGGTCCGTGAATGCTTACGAAAAGCGTAAAAACGCTAAGCCATAA
- the nqrE gene encoding NADH:ubiquinone reductase (Na(+)-transporting) subunit E — MEHLLNIFVKSIFIENMALAFFLGMCTFLAVSKKVATALGLGVAVVVVMTITVPVNNLLYNYFLREGALAWAGFGNVDLTFVGLISYIGVIAAIVQIMEMALDKYVPSLYNALGIFLPLITVNCAILGASLFMVERDYNFAESLTFGFGSGIGWALAIVVLAGIREKMKYSNVPEGLQGLGITFIVVGLMSFGFLSFSGIQM; from the coding sequence GTGGAACATCTACTTAATATCTTTGTCAAATCGATTTTTATCGAAAATATGGCACTGGCCTTCTTCCTTGGCATGTGCACCTTTCTGGCAGTGTCCAAAAAGGTGGCAACTGCTCTAGGACTGGGCGTGGCTGTTGTTGTGGTCATGACGATCACAGTTCCGGTCAATAACCTGCTTTACAACTACTTCCTGCGTGAAGGAGCTCTCGCATGGGCCGGATTCGGCAACGTGGACCTCACGTTTGTCGGTCTGATTTCATACATAGGAGTTATCGCAGCTATCGTTCAAATTATGGAAATGGCTCTCGATAAATATGTACCGTCTCTTTACAATGCTCTGGGCATATTTTTGCCCCTGATCACTGTTAACTGCGCCATTTTGGGAGCTTCTCTATTTATGGTGGAACGTGATTACAACTTTGCAGAATCCCTTACCTTCGGTTTCGGTTCCGGCATCGGCTGGGCACTTGCCATAGTTGTTCTGGCCGGTATCCGCGAGAAAATGAAATATTCGAATGTACCTGAAGGACTTCAGGGACTGGGCATCACGTTTATCGTGGTCGGTCTTATGTCATTCGGATTTCTGTCATTTTCAGGAATACAGATGTAG